One window from the genome of Pseudomonas fluorescens encodes:
- a CDS encoding OmpA family protein translates to MRSYPQFSLRWFAALFLLAILALSGCQTAPPKGLTPAQIAVLKQQGFELTDDGWAFGLSGKVLFGSDMENLNPASTEIVERIGKALLGAGIERVRVDGHTDASGSQAYNEQLSMRRAASVSKVLTSVGMREENVQLRGLGSSNPVASNDTPSGRTENRRVAIVVIAD, encoded by the coding sequence GTGCGTTCATACCCTCAATTTTCCCTGCGCTGGTTCGCGGCGCTGTTCTTGCTTGCCATCCTGGCGCTGAGTGGTTGCCAGACGGCACCGCCGAAAGGCCTGACCCCGGCGCAAATTGCCGTACTCAAGCAACAAGGCTTCGAATTGACCGACGATGGCTGGGCCTTCGGTTTGTCGGGCAAGGTGTTGTTCGGCAGCGATATGGAAAATCTCAACCCGGCCAGTACCGAAATCGTCGAGCGCATCGGCAAGGCGTTGCTGGGCGCGGGCATCGAGCGCGTACGCGTCGATGGTCATACCGACGCCTCGGGCTCCCAGGCTTACAACGAACAACTGTCGATGCGCCGGGCTGCCAGCGTGAGCAAGGTGCTGACAAGCGTTGGCATGCGCGAAGAAAACGTCCAGCTGCGCGGCCTGGGCAGCAGCAACCCGGTCGCCTCCAACGACACACCCAGCGGCCGCACCGAAAACCGCCGCGTCGCCATCGTGGTCATCGCCGATTAG
- a CDS encoding diguanylate cyclase domain-containing protein, producing MKQRKPRVRPTLGSVIGRGHLIVALVAITMASASLTLLGLLALRVYADHNLHLIARSINYTVEAAVVFDDSAAATEALALIASTEEVADAQVLNEHGRLLARWQRPQTGLLSELEVHIAKAFLEKPISLPIVHQGQNIGRIVLAGHGGSLLRFLLSGLAGIILCTAVSAWVALYLARRQLRAIIGPLRSLAEVAHAARSERALDRRVPPAAIAELDNLANDFNALLDELESWQTHLQSENETLAHQASHDSLTGLPNRAFFEGRLIRALRNAGKLNEQVAVLYLDSDRFKGINDNFGHAAGDAVLTAVATRVRAQLREDDLVARLGGDEFAVLLAPLHKAEDAERIAEKIIASMEMPIQLPGNASVLTSLSIGIAVYPDHGDTPGTLLHAADAAMYQAKRLARGGQHTAGSDHSVADFQTRS from the coding sequence ATGAAACAGCGCAAACCAAGGGTCCGTCCCACCCTGGGCTCGGTCATCGGTCGTGGCCATCTGATCGTCGCGCTGGTGGCCATCACCATGGCCAGTGCTTCCTTGACCTTGCTCGGCCTGCTGGCATTGCGGGTCTACGCCGATCACAACCTGCATTTGATCGCCCGTTCGATCAATTACACCGTGGAAGCGGCCGTGGTCTTCGATGATTCGGCTGCGGCCACCGAAGCACTGGCCTTGATCGCCTCCACCGAGGAAGTCGCCGATGCCCAGGTGTTGAATGAACATGGCCGTCTGTTGGCGCGCTGGCAGCGACCGCAAACCGGCCTGTTGTCGGAACTGGAAGTACACATTGCCAAGGCCTTCCTGGAAAAACCCATCAGCCTGCCGATCGTTCATCAAGGGCAGAACATCGGCCGTATCGTGTTGGCAGGGCATGGCGGTAGCCTGTTGCGCTTTTTGCTCAGCGGCCTGGCGGGGATCATCCTGTGCACGGCGGTCAGTGCCTGGGTGGCGCTTTATCTGGCGCGGCGCCAGTTGCGTGCGATCATCGGGCCGCTGCGCAGCCTGGCCGAGGTGGCCCACGCGGCACGCAGCGAGCGAGCCCTGGACCGACGCGTGCCACCGGCCGCCATTGCTGAACTGGATAACCTGGCCAATGACTTCAACGCATTGCTCGATGAACTGGAGTCCTGGCAGACCCACCTGCAAAGCGAAAACGAAACCCTGGCGCACCAGGCCAGCCACGACAGCCTGACCGGTTTGCCGAACCGGGCGTTTTTCGAAGGCCGACTGATTCGCGCCTTGCGCAATGCCGGCAAGCTCAACGAGCAAGTGGCCGTGCTGTACCTGGACAGCGACCGGTTCAAGGGCATCAATGACAACTTCGGTCACGCCGCCGGTGATGCGGTGCTGACGGCCGTGGCGACCCGGGTCCGGGCCCAGTTGCGCGAGGATGACTTGGTCGCGCGCCTGGGGGGCGATGAATTCGCCGTGCTGCTGGCGCCCCTGCACAAGGCCGAGGATGCCGAGCGGATCGCTGAAAAAATCATCGCCAGCATGGAAATGCCGATTCAATTGCCCGGCAACGCCTCCGTACTGACCTCCCTCAGTATCGGCATTGCCGTCTACCCGGATCATGGTGACACACCGGGCACCTTGCTCCATGCCGCCGACGCGGCAATGTACCAAGCCAAACGCCTCGCTCGAGGCGGTCAACATACGGCGGGGTCGGATCACTCCGTCGCTGATTTTCAAACCAGGAGCTGA
- a CDS encoding YfiR family protein, with product MKVPVREAVRSKGRGHFLLAGLLCLLLPVAMAQEQVTPTQAEQRAEAVTQVVLGILSYARWPVEPTQLQLCIVGPTQYTDDLVKGTTQATGRPVTVQRLLADHPDIATACNAVYVGRLTNDEHTRLFASLIGKPVLSISEGGDQCTVGSLFCLRVGDEQVSFEVNLDSVARSGVRIHPSVLQLSRRRPATP from the coding sequence CGGGAGGCAGTGCGCAGCAAGGGGCGGGGGCATTTTCTGCTGGCCGGCCTTTTGTGTCTGCTGCTGCCTGTCGCGATGGCCCAGGAGCAAGTCACCCCGACCCAGGCCGAGCAGCGGGCCGAAGCGGTGACCCAGGTGGTATTGGGCATTCTCAGCTACGCCCGTTGGCCCGTGGAGCCTACCCAACTGCAGCTGTGCATCGTCGGGCCTACCCAATACACCGACGATCTGGTCAAGGGCACCACCCAGGCCACGGGGCGGCCGGTGACGGTGCAGCGGCTGCTGGCCGATCATCCTGATATCGCCACCGCCTGCAACGCGGTCTACGTCGGCAGGCTGACCAACGATGAGCACACCCGTTTGTTTGCGTCCTTGATCGGCAAGCCAGTGCTGAGCATCAGCGAAGGCGGCGACCAGTGCACCGTGGGGAGCCTGTTCTGTCTGCGAGTCGGCGATGAACAAGTGTCTTTCGAGGTCAACCTCGACTCTGTGGCGCGCAGTGGTGTGCGCATCCATCCAAGTGTGCTGCAGCTTTCCCGTCGCAGGCCGGCGACGCCATGA